One Aegilops tauschii subsp. strangulata cultivar AL8/78 chromosome 2, Aet v6.0, whole genome shotgun sequence genomic window, AGCGCCAAGACGGATTCGCGGCCCTCAGCCAAaccaccgccggaaaccatgatgatgggaatcggaaaaattgcaacttcaccaaaaagtcgctaagacacctgccccatggtgggcgccaactgtcgtggtcctaagactgacagtagaatggggggtaggtatgaggaggcaagatcctagttatggcgaagttgtacacacgagttttacgagttcaggcccgcataggaagtaatagccctatgtctcggagcccggaggcggtcgactggattatgcatgtgtgtgttacagggggtgcgaacccttgtgccagaggagaggggtggcttatatagtgAACGCCAGGACCCCAGCCGTTCCCCTGTTGCcaagggttcaatgtacataaagatgagacgttactggtaacgccagccTTAAATGCCTTAATGGCCTTAAAGATTACAGAGTGAACGCTCGTCCATTGCCGCTCCAGTTGACTCCTGGTCTTCAATAGGTCAAGTAGATTCTTGTATGGTCAAGTGGTCAATTGGTCGAGCGACTTCAGGAAGGAGTGGTCTCCGAGTAACTGAtcggtcgagtggattgcactcgacacctttgttgggcccTCCCTGTTGTCTCTTGAGCTTCTTTGTTTCTAGGATAGTGACCTTGGATAGGGCGCATAGGTCAGGCCTAtcaccctaccccaggtctatatcATCATCATGCGGCACTTCCGTCCATATAGCACCTCAAACGGTGCCATCTAAAGACTGGACTGGTAACTATTGTTATAGGAGAACTCGGCGAAGGGTAGGCAATCTTCCCACTTGGCTCCATATGCTAACACACATGCACGAAGCATGTCTTTGAGTATATGGTTTACTCGTTCTGTCTGTCCTCCGGTCTGGGGGTGGAAAGCAGTGCTGAAGGACAACTTGGTCCCCATGGCCTCTTGGAACTTCTTCCAAAAcctcgaggtaaactgggttcctcgaTCAGACACAATCTCCTCGAGAACAACATGAAGGCTTACGATCCGGTTGATGTAGAGACTAGCTAACTGGTTCCCCTTGTAGGTCGTCTTGACAGGAATGAAGTGGGCAACTTTGGTCAAATGGTCGACTATGACCCAGATGGAGTCATGTCCCTTGTTTGACCTAGGGAGTCCAATGATGAAATCCATTccgactttatcccatttccactcgggAACCTTGAGTGGTTCGAGCAATCCAGCAGGTCCCTGATGTTCAGCTTTGACTCTCTGGCATATGTCACACTTAGCAACGAAAGTGGCTATCTCTCTCTTCATGCCATGCCACCAGAATCTTTCCTTCAGGTCCTGATACATCTTGGTTCCTCTGGGGTGGATGGAATATGGGGTGTCATGAGCTTCTTGCAAGATCAAATTCTTGAGCTCAACCTTGTTGGGTATGCAAATGCGATTCCCAAACCACACAATTCCTTGCTCATCCTCTGAGAATCCTGGGGCTTTGCCTGCCTTGATCTTCCTCTTGATGCCTTCGATACTCTCGTGTCCCTTCTGAGCTTCCATAACATCATCCATCAAGGTAGGCTTGACTTCGAGGTTGGCCAAGAATCCTGGTGCAACCAGTTCCAACCCGAAGCTTTCAAGATCTTCATACAAGGCGGTTAGCCTTTCCTTAATCATAACGTTCAAGGAACAAGCCTTTCTGCTTAAGGCATCTGCTACCAcattagcctttccagggtgttATTGAACACTGAGGTCATAATCCTTGATCAATTCTAGCCATTTTCTCTGCCTCATGTTCAGTTCCTTTtgagtgaaaatatacttcagacTTTTGTGATCCGTGTATATCTCACACCGCTTCCCTAGGAGGTAATGTCACCATGTCTTCAGGGCATGAACCACTACTGCTAACTCAAGATCATGAGTAGCATAGTTCTCCTCATGAGGCCGTAGTTGTCTTGAAAGGTAAGCTATGACTCTACCCTCTTGCATCAGAACACCTCCCCAGTCCGGTTCGTGAGGCATCACAATATATCACAAATTCTTTGTGAATATCAGGTGTGGCCAGAACTGGGGTGGTGGTCAATCTCTTCTTCAGCTCCTGGAAGCTTTCTTCGCACTTCGgcgtccattcaaacttcttgtccttcttcaagAGCTGGGTCATGGGTCGGGCAATGCTTGAGAATCCTTCAACGAACTTGTGGTAATATCCTGCAAGTCCGAGGAAGCTTCTGACTTCCTTCACATTGCTTGGGGATTGCCATTCAGTCACGGCTTCAATCTTGGCAGGATCGACCGACAATCCTTCTTTGATCAGAACATGACCCAAGAATCCAACTTCACgcagccaaaattcgcacttgctgaATTTGGCGTACAGTTGGTGCTCTTGAAGCTTGTCTAGGACCATCCTCAAGTGTTGCTCGTGCTCTTCTT contains:
- the LOC109745650 gene encoding uncharacterized mitochondrial protein AtMg00860-like — encoded protein: MVLDKLQEHQLYAKFSKCEFWLREVGFLGHVLIKEGLSVDPAKIEAVTEWQSPSNVKEVRSFLGLAGYYHKFVEGFSSIARPMTQLLKKDKKFEWTPKCEESFQELKKRLTTTPVLATPDIHKEFVIYCDASRTGLGRCSDARG